In Panicum virgatum strain AP13 chromosome 5K, P.virgatum_v5, whole genome shotgun sequence, the genomic window GCAGATAAACACCTGCAATTCATTCTACTGCGATGGCTTCCAGCCAAATTCGCCTACCAAGCCAAAGTTTTGGACTGAGAACTGGCCAGGATGGTAATACTATGCATACTTTTATTAGCAATAAATATGTTGTGTTGTTGATAacacattttcttttgtttctccTTCATTCTCAAAATTGAAGTAAAATGATCTGCTTACTAAAATATCTCTTTTAATTTTTGAGTAGGTTCCAGACTTTTGGTGAAAGTAATCCCCACAGACCACCTGAAGATGTTGCATTTGCCGTTGCACGTTTTTTTGAGAAAGGCGGCAGTGTTCAGAATTACTATGTGGTAATGCCTTTGCACTACTCATATTCTAACTTGATAAAATATTTGTATACCGATGCATTTCATATTCCATTCCAAGTTGCCAAAACCACTGTTTTCTGTTAGACATGGTCAAGACTCAAGCATCTGAAatagtgaaatcataattattCAGTACACCTACCTGGTAAACACTGAAAACTGCTACCCTTACCGAAAGCTGATCCAGTTTCTGCTATCCTTTTGAAGTACCATGGTGGAACGAACTTTGGTCGCACTACTGGGGGTCCATTCATTACAACTAGCTATGACTATGATGCACCAATTGATGAATACGGTTTGGCTCTATTGCAACTATAAATCCATCAATGATCTTAAGGTGTATGCGATCTTAACATAATTGATCTGAAACCCAGGTCTAAGGAGATTTCCAAAGTGGGCGCATCTGAAGGAGCTTCACAAATTTATAAAATTGTGTGAGCATACCTTGCTGTATGGAAACACGTCTTTTCTTTCCCTGGGGCCTAAACAAGAGGTAACCTTTATTGTTGTGGAGTTATAGCTTGTGAGATATAATGTAATCCAGTTAAATGCAACATATTTAACTCAGTTATATTATATATCAATATAAGCTCAGCATTTCTAACTTCTTAATAGCTAATGTCATTGCATTTAATATTTACTTGATTAATGCTGCTATATTAGATGGCTATGAAGTCATCTGTCTAATGTCAGCACATTGTGATTCAGCCTACGTGTTACTGCATATTGGCATTCACTTTTACCCCCAAGGTCCCACATTTTGGTAATCCTACTGATTTTTGAAATTAATAGTCAATCTTTATTTACAGGCTGATATTTACACTGATCGGTCTGGAGGCTGTGTTGCATTTCTGGCAAACATTGATTCAGACAAGGACAAAGTCGTCACATTCCGTAACAGGCAATATGATCTTCCTGCTTGGTCAGTTAGTATCCTTCCTGACTGCAAGAATGTGGTGTTCAACACTGCTAAGGTACTTGACTTTCTTATCGCCGTTTGCTTTTCAGAGTAGGAACAGATTTCAGCCTAGTTAGAAAAAATGGATAATGCTCTTCTCAGGTAAATAAATAATGAATAATTGTAACCAGTATCCGAGTTTCCGATTCTTGTTATTTACACTAGTCCATGTCCCCATGTTTCTACACGGGTAAGTAATTTAGGAGACAGCTAATCAAAAGTCTTTATCTTTATTCTCCCGCACTCACACACACATTTGTTCCTATTCTTACACTTGTGATTGATATACTTTTGCCTCCAATTACTCTATATTAGTAATAGTCACTTGAACAGTAGTGAGTTTATGAAGAAACACTGttaggattttttttataacaatAAATAAGGCCTACAGATTTTTAATTCCTGATGATTGGTGATCTTTAGGTGCAATCTCAAACTTCAATGGTGGTGATGGTTCCAGAAAGTTTGCGAGCATCAAAACCTGAGCCATGGAGCATTTTCAGAGAGACAACTGGGATTTGGGGTAAAAATGACTTCATCCGAAATGGATTTGTGGACCATATTAATACCACAAAGGATACCACTGACTACCTATGGTATACAACAAGGTTTGTTTACTTCAGACCCTTCATGTAAGCTTATTGCACAGTGAATGAATACACAGGTATTGACCAGACAGGAGAAACCTTAGCATTCATTCATCCTATGGGCTATGAGTTGATTTTGCTCCGAACAAGGCTTTACAGTTTCCAATTCAATTTGTGATAGTCTGTTTTTTAATGTCGTCTGCAGTTTTAGTGTGAATGGAAGTTACTCCTCGAAAGGGAGCCGTGCTGTTCTTAATATTGACTCCAAAGGCCATGGGGTCCATGCTTTCCTGAATAATGAGCTTATAGGTTTGTTCTTTATTCTTGCTTTCTAATGAAAAAAAGTCATTTAATGTGAAATTTTCAGTGGGTTTTTGCCAGAAGGTTTCCATAGTTCCTATTCAGCCCATATGAATCTTCAAAGTATCCATATATTCCCGTGTGGTCAAAAGATATCCTCGTGAAGTAGAACTCATGTTTCTACCAGCATTTCTGATCACTGCTGAACCATAGATCTTCTGTGGTGACTCTGACTCTTAGATACTAGTAGTTAGTTAGTTTCACATTCTCTCATTATAGTCATGGATATCTCTTTCCTCCAGGTAGTGCATATGGCAATGGCTCAAAATCAAGTTTCACTGTGGGATTGCCTATCAACTTGAGGACTGGAAAGAATGATCTTGCCCTTCTGAGTATGACCATTGGTTTACAAGTAAGCACTTGCTACGAAAGATGATTATCTTTGAATTATCTGTGTGAAAAATCTTTACACATTGTTATTTTTTGTCCATGAAAATTTAGTGAGATACACACCTGAGAGAAAAAAAGGACAAACATACACCTTAAGAGTAAAATTTTTCCATACTGATTGGCACTTTATGCACTCTCTAAGAATGCAGGACCCTCTTATGAGTGGATAGGAGCAGGCTTTACAAATGTGAACATCTCTGGTTTGAAAAATGGAGCTGTAGACTTGTCTTCAAATAATTGGGCGCACAAGGTGCTGTTACCAATTTTCTTCATTTTTTCAGGCAAATTTATATTTAAGAACTCAATACGAAATTACATGATTATTTGATATAATTTAACCATATTTATTTACAAAGTATGAGATTTTTTTTCGTGCTGATATGTACTGAAATTGAGATGAAAATGCATGCTTTTACTTTATTCATGTATTTGTAGATTGGACTAGAAGGGGAATATTATAGTTTGTTCAAGCCGGATCAGAGAAGTAACAAACGGTGGATACCACAATCTGAGCCACCGAAAAAACAGCCTTTGACATGGTACAAGGTAAGCTTCTACTATTTTCATTCTCGAGATGAACTTCTCCACAACCTCCAGCATTTACTAATGAAACAAGCTTCTAGGTAAATGTTGATGTCCCCCAAGGAGATGACCCGGTTGGGATAGACATGCAGTCTATGGGGAAAGGCCTGGCTTGGTTGAATGGAAATGCCATTGGGAGGTATTGGCCCAGGACTAGTTCCACTGATGATAGGTGCACTCCCAGTTGTAACTACAGGGGAACATTTGATCCAAACAAATGCAGGA contains:
- the LOC120708837 gene encoding beta-galactosidase 3-like translates to MAAAAASFAALPCLLLVLLLPSLGAAANVTYDHRSLIIDGRRRLVISTSIHYPRSVPEMWPKLVAEAKDGGADCIETYVFWNGHEIAPGQYYFEDRFDLVRFVKVVRDAGLLLILRIGPFVAAEWNFGGVPVWLHYVPGTVFRTNNEPFKSHMQSFTTYIVNMMKKEQLFASQGGNIILAQIENEYGGYLEEYYGTAGKAYAMWAASMALAQNTGVPWIMCQQPDAPDPVINTCNSFYCDGFQPNSPTKPKFWTENWPGWFQTFGESNPHRPPEDVAFAVARFFEKGGSVQNYYVYHGGTNFGRTTGGPFITTSYDYDAPIDEYGLRRFPKWAHLKELHKFIKLCEHTLLYGNTSFLSLGPKQEADIYTDRSGGCVAFLANIDSDKDKVVTFRNRQYDLPAWSVSILPDCKNVVFNTAKVQSQTSMVVMVPESLRASKPEPWSIFRETTGIWGKNDFIRNGFVDHINTTKDTTDYLWYTTSFSVNGSYSSKGSRAVLNIDSKGHGVHAFLNNELIGSAYGNGSKSSFTVGLPINLRTGKNDLALLSMTIGLQNAGPSYEWIGAGFTNVNISGLKNGAVDLSSNNWAHKIGLEGEYYSLFKPDQRSNKRWIPQSEPPKKQPLTWYKVNVDVPQGDDPVGIDMQSMGKGLAWLNGNAIGRYWPRTSSTDDRCTPSCNYRGTFDPNKCRTGCGQPTQRWYHVPRSWFHPSGNTLVVFEEKGGDPTKITFSRRVVSSVCSFVSEHYPSIDVESWDKSTTNDATTAAKVQLSCPKGKNISSVKFASFGNPSGTCRSYQKGSCHHPNSLSVVEKACLNTNSCTVSLSDGGFGNDLCPGVTKTLAVEADCS